ACAGCTGATGAACAGTTAGAGTATCCATGTAAACTGAGTCTTTGGTCTGCTTGAATAGAAAAATTTACTTGGATATACACTATAAGCCATTTTCAAAGGTCCATATGGTTTTGGAAGAATCTGACAACATATTAATACCACTGTGAATGGACAAGTAAACAAATGAACAACTTTACTAAAGGCCAAATTGTGATAGCTGGATAATTAAAAGATGTCCAAACAGACGGTCTTGTTGGGCATTTAGTGGttaggactagagatgagcaaatctcccAAAATGTATGCCCCAAAGCATAGTAAATGGAGGACAATGCATgggataaaaataataaaacattatactcacctgtcTTGGACCTACAATTCATTTGTGCTGCCACATCCGCTTGCTTTGGATTGGTCttcagatagctttgtggtcacagTGCTCATGTGGTAACATAGAGCGTAATGCACTTCTTTGATGTCACTGATCCCACACCATGTGACTGCATGAGGACTAGGCAGCCATGGAGCATCCAGATCATAGACAAATCTGAAGGAAGTGGAGAACCAGTGAGGGGAGCTGCGCCTGCCGGACAGGTTAGGAATGAGCCTCGTACAGATgatccctttttttaaaaaaaaaaaaacttcctagccCTCAAATTAGTCATATCCAATTTGATTCACTCATTCTGGTTACATTGTATTAAATATGTGCTCAAGGCTCTTTGAGGCATTTAGGGAGAAAGACCAAAGATTAACCTGGCCGTGGCCGTTCATATCCCACCAAAGAATTTTTTTATCGGCTATGTCCGAAAGGTTTCTAAATTCAAACAATTAATTTCAAATACGTGTTAACTAATGTATCCCAATACATCTACAATGGGTACGTGGACATCAGAACAAAGGCTGATTAAAAAGTAGCTGTCAGCAGCGGATCTTGGCAATTTGTGTGTCCAAGGGCATTCAGAGATGCAGAACATTCTTCAGACAACCATTAGTAACCTCAATGATAGCAGCCAAAGCATGTGTGtgtatttctgcatgtggctcACATACAAAATACTGAATCAATCGATTTATTTAGAAAATTGcttcataatttgcatatcattaacatgtctatacaTTCTGTGATTTCCATAAATCCACAACTTTTTTCTTCTTGTTGTTGTAATCTCAATGTTGAGAAGTGTAATTATTTTTCTGCAGATATGTAAGTATCTTCTGCATTCTGAACACATTGCGGCATTTATTCCCTTCTGTCGTAGGGAATACTGATGCCCACACGGGATGTGACAAAAAGAGTTCTGTGTATATTTTGTGTACATCATTCTTATTCTGTTTATTTACTACAAGATGAACTTTTCAGCCAATACAGCCATAAGTTAATATAATCACCATTTGCAAACTATGAGTTTTTGACTATGAGAATGTCATCAGATCTCTGTTTTAACAGAATGTCAATCTTTTACACCCAATTCTGAATATTTCTATGTTTTTGTCTACTAACAGCTGGTAACTAGTCTCTTATAGATTTTAATACTAACATCCTCTCTTAATTATCGAAGTATACAAAATGTGTACATTATTTGATTAAGATGTGAGTTCACAATAGGATTTCAGATGATAAAATTTGTTAGTGCTTAAATGTTTTTACGTAATTCATCTCAATTTGTCATGTGACAAAGGGTATTAATGTGACCCTCAAGTCTCAAATTGCCCATTTACCTAGTTTGTCCGCAGTACATGGTTTTCTGACACTATATAGACTTGTGTGAGTTTTTAGAGGCTATTCTTGCTTGGCTCTCTGCACCTAGTGCGCTTAGTCTGCGCCAAGTCCTAGCTTGCATAGTGATGGTAAGCAGGCCAATACTCCTTTTCTCAATACACCTCTAGTGTTCAGCTGGTCGTCTCCACCTTCTGGCACTATATATTGAGAATCCGAGATTACATGGACAGTCTACTCACACAAACGTGCTAGATCCTTTTAACAAAAACATGCGTGAAGCAaaccatggtggttggaaccaagcaTGCTCATTGTGAGCTTCAGCAGTTTGACTGCCCATGAAACTCATGTCACCAATGATGTCCATACATTGGAGTGACCGGGAGGGATTAACAGACTGGATATTACCGGAAGTCTGAGAAAGCTGAGGGGTTAAAATCATAAATGTTCAACATTATAATATTTTAATAATATTATTTCTTCTCAGATGGCTCTATATGTCTGATAATTCCTGAGAAATCTCCCTAATGTGTTCATCATTTTTCTATATGTTTTATGTATATTGTACATTTTTTATTCTTTCATAGACCTTAATAATATTTTTTATGTGCTGGGATGAAGTTATAATTTATAAACCAGTGTCCATTTCTTTTAAGGCTAGTTACGTTAACCCTGCATGATTGTTGCATTATTTCTCAAACAAAAGTAGACTTCCTGTTCAAACGCACCGTCATTTTTTGGAACTTGGcatcatattgtttttttttaattgattgtaAGTCAGTGCTCATTACTTAATCGCACCTTATGGGAGAGGCACCTGGCTCCTGGAATGCTGAGAATTAGATATCAAACCAACCCTGCTATATTTTACAAAAATAGCTGAGTGTAGCTGGTCAGGGCAACGTATTTGGCAAAAGCCAACAAAAAGCCCTTATTTTAATGGAAGAAAAATGATGGCATAGGTGAAAACACTATCTAAGCCCATTAATGAGGCACGCCTTTGAACTCACTACATGTAATGAGCAAAATATCACAGTGTCCAATCCATTAAATATACAGTAACTTTTCATATCATTTTCATATTAAACTTTCGAGCTCCACCTTGTCCCGCAGCAGAGGCAGGCCCATCAACTTTACGGAAGGAGTACTCAACTGAGAAGTTATTTTTGTGTTGTCCTCTTCCTCTGCTCCATACAAATAGTAGAAGAAAGCAGAATAGAACCACTCCCAAAAAGGTAATGCAGCCCATAGCTGTTGATACTAAGATTGTTTTTAGGTCCAAAGTAAACTTTAAGAAAACATGTGTGTCATTGTGGTAGGTATCATTGTATTCTGCAAGATACAGTGTTCGGTTAGCATATGGTGAGTTATCACCTTTTACAGTCAGTGTTGCAAAGTAAGTGTCATTTCCTCCGGCATTTGTGGCAATACATATATATGTTCCACTGTCTTGAATCTGAGCATATCTTATTTCAAGCGTACCCTCTGGCAGCACAGTAGATCTTCCTACACTTCTGCTAGTGATCATCCTTCTCTGTGGTGAAACCCAGACAATGAGCGGAACAGGTTCTCCATCTGCCCGGCAGTGAAATGATACAGGCTGTCCTTCATGAGCTATGATATGTTGGAGCTTCCTGTCCCTTATTTTGGGTTTTTGGCATGTAAAGTATTCAAAAAGAATTGAATCTGGAAAGTCACACAATGCATTACCTTGGATTTCAGCAGGAGAAGCACATACGGGCTGGTGGCCATTAAAATTTAATGTTTTCCTTCTTTGTAAAATCCATAGCAAACGACAGTCACAGGCTAGAGGGTTGGCATCCACTCTTAATGTCTCTAGAGTATTGACCGACTGAAAAGTGTTCTCTTCCAGAGTTGAAAGCAGATTATTGGAGACATTCAGCAGACGAATCTGTCTCAAGCCATAAAATGATTGTGATTCCACAACAGTTAAGGAAGCTCCAACCACATGGAGCTCCCTTAGCCTAACAAGGTCCCTGAAGGAGCCTCGCTGAATGACTCGAATGGGATTGTAGGAAAGATTTAGATATTCTAGGTATGTAAGACTCCTTAGAGCAGCTGCTGGCACTGAGGTGAGATTGGTATAGGTGATGGAAAGAGAAGTAAGGTTTAATCCTTGGAAAGCAGTTGGGCAGACTTCTTCTAAAAAAGACCAGCAATCAATTTCTAGTTTTTTGAGGTTGTAAAGCTTCTGAAAATTCTGTTCCTCCAATGAACTGATGCCCAGCTGTCGGAGCTTCAGGATCTCAAGGCCTTGCAAATAGAAAAGTGAGTCAGGTGATATAGTGGTTAGATTGCATTTCTCAATTGTCAGTTGTTCTAGGCCCACCAATCCAGAAAAGGCTTTCTG
This region of Ranitomeya imitator isolate aRanImi1 chromosome 1, aRanImi1.pri, whole genome shotgun sequence genomic DNA includes:
- the LINGO3 gene encoding leucine-rich repeat and immunoglobulin-like domain-containing nogo receptor-interacting protein 3, producing the protein MMPNKIASCWPSILVFHLLLLCSERKALGCPARCDCAPQIRSVICHRKRLTSVPEGIPSETKLLDLSKNRICCLNPGELSSYPQLEEVDLSENIISVIEPGAFANLVYLQTLKLKGNQLKLIPTGVFSRLSNLTLLDISENKIVILLDFMFQDLRNLKILEVGDNELLYISQKAFSGLVGLEQLTIEKCNLTTISPDSLFYLQGLEILKLRQLGISSLEEQNFQKLYNLKKLEIDCWSFLEEVCPTAFQGLNLTSLSITYTNLTSVPAAALRSLTYLEYLNLSYNPIRVIQRGSFRDLVRLRELHVVGASLTVVESQSFYGLRQIRLLNVSNNLLSTLEENTFQSVNTLETLRVDANPLACDCRLLWILQRRKTLNFNGHQPVCASPAEIQGNALCDFPDSILFEYFTCQKPKIRDRKLQHIIAHEGQPVSFHCRADGEPVPLIVWVSPQRRMITSRSVGRSTVLPEGTLEIRYAQIQDSGTYICIATNAGGNDTYFATLTVKGDNSPYANRTLYLAEYNDTYHNDTHVFLKFTLDLKTILVSTAMGCITFLGVVLFCFLLLFVWSRGRGQHKNNFSVEYSFRKVDGPASAAGQGGARKFNMKMI